One Hyphomonadaceae bacterium BL14 genomic window, CTTCCTGTTGAGGTTCACCCGAAGAAGATGCTGCAAGCAGGAGATCGTCCCAGAATGCCCCAAAAGCGATCTCGTCTTCGTTTTCACTCATCAAACAGCCAGCCCTTCAGCCATTGGTTCGACCTTTCAAAAGGCATGCAGACATCCACCGGTATCTCGTAGCGGATCTTCCGGATGCCGGACGGAACATTGCCGGGAACAAGTCGAGGAAACGTTTGCTCGACCTCGAAGACGCGGGTTCTGACAGGTGCCCAAGCCTCCTGACTGTATTCTGGCCGATCCTCGTACCCTGCCGCCAGGAGGCCTCCCTCGAAGATGTCGAGCGCGACGGGGCTCTTGGTCTCGATCTTTCCGCGGATGGAGGCAACATGCTCGTTGAGCGTTCTGGCTCCAGAACTATTCGGAGACGTTGAGGCCAGCGTCTGATGCCAGACCACAATTTCTCCCGAAATTGTGTCGAGTTGCGCCTCAGACGAGACCTTTATGACCTGGTCTGCAGACGAGAGTTGGCTTTTGGTCTCAAGGATCCGATCCGCGACGGCAAAGTCCTGTTCGTCGCCATAGGGGCCTCGCCATGCCCTTATCGCCTCTTCGGCGGGACGTTCGGCCAGCATGACGTTCTCGAGAAACAGTAGCTCTCCCACCAGGCCAATTATCTTCTGCCGGCTTAGAAGGTTGTTTCGCCTTTTCCCCAGAAGCTGTTGCCAGCGTCTGATGCGGCCGATGACAATGATGGCGCCTTG contains:
- a CDS encoding PD-(D/E)XK motif protein; this translates as MTEIIDDWSQIPVPRDGTRNVSRWDPEHPLDFFRGRDADGNFALVLTALAETTPELPQISGIDIECKAAAENRSELVLTLVDGEQAALFRALCRDLLEATHQLPVEANTQGAIIVIGRIRRWQQLLGKRRNNLLSRQKIIGLVGELLFLENVMLAERPAEEAIRAWRGPYGDEQDFAVADRILETKSQLSSADQVIKVSSEAQLDTISGEIVVWHQTLASTSPNSSGARTLNEHVASIRGKIETKSPVALDIFEGGLLAAGYEDRPEYSQEAWAPVRTRVFEVEQTFPRLVPGNVPSGIRKIRYEIPVDVCMPFERSNQWLKGWLFDE